A genomic stretch from Chitinophaga agri includes:
- a CDS encoding polyprenol monophosphomannose synthase — protein MEKLVIIPTYNEKDNIRNIIDAVFALRQNFHILIVDDGSPDGTGNIVRNLQQSHSGELFLVERSGKQGLGTAYIFGFKWALEKGYQYIFEMDADFSHNPTDLNRLYDACSKQGADVSVGSRYVKGGKTENWPWDRAVLSYGASVYVRFVTWLRVKDATAGFVCYKRQVLEAINLDAIRFVGYAFQIEMKFTAWKLGFKIKEVPITFKDRKEGYSKMSKGIVKEGILGVLKIQWESLFRKYERRVRNSE, from the coding sequence TTGGAAAAGCTCGTCATAATTCCCACGTACAATGAGAAGGATAATATCCGTAACATCATTGACGCGGTTTTTGCCCTGCGACAAAACTTTCATATACTGATCGTGGACGACGGTTCGCCCGATGGCACCGGTAATATTGTAAGGAATTTGCAGCAGTCCCACTCCGGCGAATTATTCCTGGTAGAAAGAAGTGGTAAACAGGGATTAGGCACTGCCTATATCTTCGGTTTCAAATGGGCACTGGAAAAGGGATATCAGTACATTTTCGAAATGGACGCTGACTTCTCCCATAATCCAACCGACCTAAACAGGCTGTACGATGCCTGTTCCAAACAAGGTGCGGATGTATCAGTAGGTTCCCGCTATGTAAAAGGCGGTAAAACTGAAAACTGGCCATGGGACAGAGCTGTACTCTCCTACGGCGCGTCTGTATATGTACGTTTTGTGACCTGGCTCAGGGTAAAAGACGCTACTGCCGGCTTTGTGTGCTACAAAAGACAAGTATTGGAGGCGATTAATCTGGATGCCATCCGGTTCGTAGGTTATGCCTTTCAGATAGAAATGAAATTCACGGCGTGGAAGCTGGGCTTTAAAATAAAAGAAGTACCTATCACTTTCAAAGACCGTAAAGAAGGATATTCCAAAATGAGTAAGGGTATCGTGAAAGAAGGAATACTGGGGGTACTCAAAATTCAATGGGAGAGCCTGTTCCGCAAGTATGAAAGACGCGTAAGAAATAGCGAATAA
- a CDS encoding 3'-5' exonuclease, with protein MPSLQLKRPLAVIDLETTGTNVATDRIIEIAIVKVFPDKTVQSKVKRINPGMPIPPSSTAIHGISDDDVKDAPTFKQCANELRQYMDNCDLAGYNSNRFDIPLLVEEFLRTGLEFDVKDRKFIDVQKIFHLMEKRTLSAAYKFYCDKDLVNAHSAEADALATYEILEAQLSRYEQLQAEVTPLAEFTKEDDYVDFARRMVMQNGVEMFNFGKYKGRAVRDVLKIEPQYYDWMMKADFPLNTKQKLTEIYHSMMLKKI; from the coding sequence ATGCCCTCTTTGCAACTTAAAAGGCCACTGGCCGTAATTGATCTGGAGACGACCGGTACCAATGTGGCTACGGACCGTATTATCGAAATTGCTATTGTTAAGGTGTTCCCTGATAAGACTGTACAGTCCAAGGTGAAAAGAATCAACCCTGGCATGCCTATTCCTCCTTCCTCTACTGCTATTCATGGTATCAGCGATGACGATGTGAAGGATGCACCGACTTTCAAACAATGTGCGAATGAACTGCGTCAGTACATGGACAACTGTGACCTGGCCGGTTATAATTCCAACCGTTTTGATATACCCCTGCTGGTAGAAGAGTTCCTGCGTACAGGACTGGAGTTTGATGTAAAGGACCGTAAATTCATTGACGTACAGAAAATATTCCACCTGATGGAAAAACGTACACTCAGTGCAGCTTACAAGTTCTATTGCGATAAAGACCTCGTGAACGCACACAGCGCAGAAGCAGATGCACTCGCTACCTACGAGATCCTGGAAGCGCAGCTGAGCCGTTATGAGCAGCTGCAGGCGGAAGTGACACCACTGGCAGAATTTACCAAAGAAGATGATTACGTGGACTTTGCGAGAAGAATGGTCATGCAGAATGGGGTGGAAATGTTCAATTTTGGTAAATACAAAGGCCGTGCGGTAAGAGACGTGCTGAAAATTGAGCCTCAATATTATGACTGGATGATGAAAGCTGATTTTCCGCTGAATACGAAGCAGAAACTCACAGAGATTTATCACAGTATGATGTTAAAAAAGATTTAA
- a CDS encoding DMT family transporter, protein MKKALMQLHLSVFLAGFTGILGKLITLNEGMLVWYRLLFTIITLYILFRWKGMLTKLSFKQIVPIGLTGMVVVLHWLFFYASIKYSNVSIAVVCFALTSLFTALFDPLINKGKLDKTELLLSGITLLGIFLIFHFDTNYRTAIILGIISAMFAALFTIFNKRLIVKYDTPTITFYELAVGFMGLTLLLPGYLYFFPQPLELPSLSDISYLLILAWACTVCMYMLLMNALTKISPFTVNLSFNLEPVYSIIIAFILFHENRELKSAFYIGLACIILSVALQMNRVARTMKHAHA, encoded by the coding sequence ATGAAAAAAGCACTAATGCAATTACACCTGTCAGTTTTTCTGGCAGGTTTTACGGGTATATTGGGTAAATTAATTACCCTGAATGAGGGCATGCTGGTATGGTACAGACTATTATTTACCATTATCACATTGTATATACTCTTCCGCTGGAAGGGTATGCTCACCAAACTATCTTTTAAACAGATCGTTCCGATCGGCCTGACCGGCATGGTGGTCGTACTGCACTGGCTATTTTTCTACGCCAGTATCAAGTACTCCAATGTCTCTATAGCAGTGGTCTGTTTTGCCCTCACCAGCCTCTTCACCGCCCTGTTCGATCCACTGATCAACAAGGGCAAACTGGATAAGACAGAACTGCTGCTCAGCGGTATCACCCTCCTGGGCATCTTCCTGATCTTCCACTTTGATACCAACTACAGAACCGCTATCATACTGGGTATTATCTCAGCGATGTTTGCCGCACTGTTCACCATCTTCAATAAACGCCTGATCGTTAAATACGATACACCCACTATCACGTTCTATGAACTGGCGGTGGGTTTTATGGGACTCACCCTCCTGTTGCCGGGTTACCTGTATTTCTTCCCGCAGCCACTGGAACTGCCATCACTCAGTGACATCAGCTACCTGCTGATACTGGCCTGGGCCTGTACCGTATGCATGTATATGCTGCTGATGAATGCCCTGACCAAGATATCGCCGTTCACTGTGAACCTCTCCTTTAACCTGGAGCCGGTATACAGTATTATCATCGCCTTTATTCTTTTTCATGAGAACCGTGAACTGAAATCGGCGTTCTATATAGGACTGGCCTGCATCATTTTATCAGTTGCATTGCAGATGAACAGGGTAGCGCGCACGATGAAGCATGCTCATGCCTGA
- a CDS encoding UDP-N-acetylmuramate--L-alanine ligase — MAKVHFIAVGGSVMHQLAIALKIKGYQVTGSDDEIYEPAKGNLAQAGILPASMGWDESRITADLDAVILGMHARADNPELLKAKELGLKIYSFPEYIYQESLEKKRVVVGGSHGKTTTTAMIMHVLQQAGQAFDYLVGARLAGFAQSVNITDAPVIVCEGDEYPASIIEKRPKFHFLHPHVAVLTGIAWDHINVFPTFENYLEQFAIFLRTMKAGSTLIYNNTDPELVKLVQAEGLHLKLVPYDIPPHVIDNGVTTVTFGDQQSALEVFGDHNLLNMHAARLVCNELGISDETFLKAIATFKGAAKRLELVGKNDHCAIYRDFAHAPSKVKATISALRDQYPNRKLIGVLELHTYSSLNAEFMVQYQGCMDKADVAVVFYSKHALEIKRMPPLEADVVAQGFGRPDLNIFTSREHLTAFLDKQEYQDANLLMMSSGDYEGLDVNSLKKYI; from the coding sequence ATGGCAAAAGTACATTTTATCGCCGTGGGTGGCAGTGTGATGCACCAGTTAGCTATCGCACTGAAAATCAAAGGTTACCAGGTAACTGGCAGTGATGACGAGATATATGAGCCTGCAAAGGGCAATCTGGCGCAGGCCGGCATATTACCGGCATCTATGGGTTGGGATGAAAGCCGTATCACGGCTGATCTGGACGCTGTTATCCTGGGTATGCATGCCCGCGCAGACAATCCCGAGCTGCTCAAAGCAAAAGAACTGGGACTGAAGATCTATTCTTTCCCTGAGTATATATACCAGGAAAGTCTGGAGAAGAAGAGAGTGGTCGTTGGCGGCAGTCATGGTAAAACGACGACTACAGCGATGATCATGCACGTGCTGCAGCAGGCAGGTCAGGCATTCGACTACCTGGTGGGTGCCCGCCTGGCAGGATTTGCGCAGTCTGTAAACATTACAGATGCCCCTGTGATCGTTTGTGAAGGCGATGAATATCCGGCCTCCATCATTGAAAAGCGGCCCAAGTTCCATTTCCTGCATCCACACGTGGCGGTACTGACCGGTATAGCCTGGGATCATATCAATGTGTTCCCCACCTTCGAGAACTACCTGGAGCAGTTCGCCATTTTCCTCCGCACGATGAAAGCCGGCAGCACGCTCATTTACAACAATACCGATCCGGAACTGGTTAAACTGGTGCAGGCTGAAGGGCTTCACCTGAAACTGGTACCTTATGATATTCCGCCACATGTGATCGACAATGGCGTAACAACCGTTACGTTTGGCGATCAGCAATCAGCGCTGGAAGTATTCGGCGATCATAATCTGCTGAACATGCATGCGGCCCGCCTCGTTTGTAATGAACTGGGTATCAGTGATGAAACATTCCTGAAAGCGATCGCTACCTTCAAAGGCGCGGCTAAAAGGCTGGAGCTGGTAGGTAAGAACGATCATTGTGCCATCTACCGTGACTTTGCCCATGCTCCTTCTAAAGTAAAGGCGACCATCAGCGCGCTGCGCGACCAGTATCCGAACCGGAAGCTGATCGGGGTGCTGGAGCTGCATACCTACAGTAGTCTGAATGCGGAGTTCATGGTGCAGTACCAGGGCTGTATGGACAAAGCGGATGTAGCCGTGGTCTTTTACAGCAAACATGCACTGGAGATCAAACGCATGCCACCACTGGAAGCTGATGTGGTAGCACAGGGCTTTGGCCGCCCGGACCTGAATATATTCACCAGCAGGGAACACCTGACCGCATTCCTGGACAAACAGGAATATCAGGATGCGAACCTCCTGATGATGAGTTCAGGTGATTATGAAGGATTGGACGTAAATTCGCTGAAAAAGTATATATAA